The Puntigrus tetrazona isolate hp1 chromosome 3, ASM1883169v1, whole genome shotgun sequence nucleotide sequence CTCAGCCTCAGTACTATGGTAAGGTCaaaatcctgattggaaatgaccacagataccatttttctctaggaaggaatatagttgtgagaataatacttaataataccTAGTATTTTGGCAGAAAAGAGAGATGAGAGATTAGTCTGTAATTaatctttggggtcaagatgtgttttttaatgagaggcttaactacagccagtttgaaggttttggggacATATTCTAATGACAATGATAAACGAATAAtagtcaaaataggatctatgacttctggaatcagctcttttaatagtttagatggaatagggtctaacatacatgttgttggtttagatgatttgaGTTTGTACAGTTTGTACACTTTCTGTACATTTCTCCAAAACCAacttttattagtatttttgtgtttatatgccGAGGAGGACTCTAGGAAGGATTCAGCCTCGGTATGATGCAGCCTTCTGTTTAAGCACCCTACACTTGTTTGTGCTGTAGGTACATTGGAATGAGTGCAATCAAGAACTTCCACTTATGGTTTCGGACACCACTTAAAATGGCTACTCCCTCAGATAGTGCCCTATTTGAGGGTATAGGGGTCAGATACAGCCACTACGTGATCGCTAGTGCCTCGTCACACTATGGCTCTCAGTTGGAGTTAACAGACAATTCCTTATTTCCAGTATTAAGTCTTGACGTTGTAATTACTTCTGAATGTAACGTGTTATGATGAGGCTCTGTGCTCATTACAATGTAACATTGTTTAAGGGTGAtgtaaagcagtttttttgtaataaaagttAATTCTTTCTCCCACTTAAGTACTGGGATGGTTTTATACAAACCATATAGCTAGTACCATTTacaacatttgcatttgcacCAACAGTGGGTACTAAGAAATGACACAACCTGATCAACAGCATTGTGtgtcaaaacaaaaacccacacaTACAAACTAGAGTTATACCAAGGCATTTATTATTTGGTCACCACAGAATCAATCGGTCATGCCCTTCCCATGTGTTTCACCGCATGCTAGGCCACAACTGGCTGGGCACCACTTCTGTGTAGTACATAGATACAAATTTGGGAACACAAAGTCGTCTTTGGCTTGGCTTCACTGTAAAAGACAAGATAGTCAGCTTTAATCTGTCCATTTAGTGCCATTCAGTCTGAAACATGACACAAGTTAACCTACACTTGACACTAAGAAAAACATTAGGATTTTTAGCAGAGCCCATCAATATAAAACATACCATATATATAGAGACATACAGTGACGTCCACATCCATTGCTGCAGTTGTCTGAACCCAGACAGAgcctattttatataaattacatttattaccaagatgaaaacattcaaatacGCAATCTTTAGGAAATTTGTTAGCAGCTGAAAACTGACAGATCATTCACTGCATCTTTTagcacacaaaaacatatttcaccATTTTCCAGTTTAGGAACAAGTGGTGTAGGAGTGTATTGAAATTGATAACTTGCAAACTTTCTGAGCATTGAGTCTGACTTGTACCACGTGATCACTGCACCACATGATGTGAACGCTGCTGCACTGAGCTCATCCAAgcccaatcaaacacacctgcagaAGCTAATCAAGACCTTCATGATTACTAAAAAGATAGTCAGGTGACTTTGATCAGGGTTGGAGATGACTAGATCGTCCTGGATCTTTAAAGGCCACAGTTTTAAACAGGTTTCTACAGCAGCAACATGGTAGATTTaattctgtgtgttttgttgtttgtaccATCTGACACAGTAATTCTGTGAGGTTTCTAGCAGATCACTGAGAGATCAGAGGATGACGGCTCAAGTGTACTGCTTGCTGACTGctgttttgtgtctgtctgtgtactTGAGCACAACAGATGCTGCTCAAAGTCAAACAGGTGAGGAAAATCTTATCTTGGTTACACAGGATGAGGAAGTGCAGAGATTAATACTACTTTTTGAAATTGTTTCTCTTCTGAAGcagatgaatttaaaatgtgaacatAAGTTAGACTGATATTTCGACACCCCTGATTTCCAAAAGCTGAACTGTCAGTCCCTTGTGGCAAACTCAATTCTGGAGGACCAGAGCCCTGCAGattttagattcaaccctgctaaatcccatactatgcatgtctgaagtacttgattagctggatcaggtttAAATAGGGTTGCacctaaactctgcagggctctggccctccaggaactgagtttgacacccctgctctAGTGTCTAGTTGCTGTCTAGTAAAAAGTACTGTCTAAAAGTGACTGAACAGTCATCCTGTTGATGTTCTGGAGGACGCAAGTGCTGTCATTTTGATTGGTCTTGTGTTTCTAACAGTAAAACCAGGAGCGTGTCCACCTGAGAATCTTGTAGGAGGGTTATGTACCAATACCTGTTCTGATGATGCCAAGTGTCCGGGCACTGATAAGTGCTGCAGCAATAGATGTGGACGTCACTGTATGCCTCTCTATATAGGTATGTTTTATATTGATGGGCTCTGTAGGTCAAATCTGTTAATGCAGAGTGTATATTTCAGACTGAATGGACGGATTAAAGCTGACTATCTCGTCTCTTACAGTGAAGCCAGGTCGGTGTCCCAAACCAGGGAAGGTTTCACAGAGTGTCCAAGGCTGTACTTATGATGGTCAGTGTGCTTCCACACTGAAGTGTTGCCCAGCCAGCAGTGCCCAAGCTTGTGCCGAACCGCATGAACAAGTGAGAGGGATAAGACCATACTGACTGAACTGTAACAAAGGCCTGATGGTTTCTGTGGTGACCAAATAAATTTGTTCTGTAAATCTCTCACTCAAAGTTACCCCTGCTGACACACAACTGctgtaacaaaacaaatgtactgAATATAAATTCAACAATACTGGGTTGGGTTGTAGCGTGGTAAAAGACTAGTTAGATATGCAGGAGCTAAACTGCTATTTTAAGGGCAAGTATAGCAAAACATCTTCTAGTCAGGTTTGACTACagtattattaatgcaaaaatgacaCTCGTAATCATTTCAGACAACACAAACCCTGACAACTAGTATTTGCAAATGATCAATTTTAACCAAAAGGAATTGTCTAAAAGCAAAAAGACCTCAAGCTTTTCTATAGTGGCGTTCAGGGGaccatttgatttatttttgcttccTTCTGACCAGCTTTTTAAAgatgctgatttatttattttttcccagcAGGATTTGCCATCTGCCAAATTATCtgtgtgcttgactggccagaAAACTCTCCAAACTTGATCCTCTTAGAGAATCTATGGGGTATTgtcaagaagaaaaagagaaacaaactcaATTGAGGCAgttattaaagcaaaaggagccccTACCAGGTTGAGTAGATGTAtagtaaatgaacatactttccagatggccaactttttttttttttataattagccTTAGGAAGTACTGTAATATGTTGagattggtgggtttttgttaaatgtgagccaaaatgatcacaattaaaagaaccaaagacttaaactaatTCAGTCcatgtgcattgaatttatttaatacaagtttcacaatttcagTATGCTAGACTAATTCATTGAGACGCACCTGTATGTAAGGTGGGAGAAGCTGGATCGGATCTGAAAGTCgccaaaaatacacacacaccaaaaaatgaacaaactgaATGCCTCGGACTgtactaattaaattaaagagaaCCCTGGGTATTAGGACTTGCATGGCTTAATATGACATAAATTATGTcccttactgaaatatgtagaaGAAAACCCATAAATAGTTTATGTATTGAAAAATTCACATTGTTTTAGACACATTTTGGACTGTGGGGGGCACTATTATTCTGATGACATAAATGGTTGCACTTGGTAAGCTACTCAAGTCATAATACACaagtctgaaaataaaatactgatatgaCCACAGAAAATGAAAGCTTACAGGACACAATGGGTATAAGCATAGGCTTAAACCAAATACCATACCATTATTACTTGCACCATGTGATCACTGCATTGAGCTCATCCAAgcccaatcaaacacacctgcagaAGCTAATCAAGACCTTCATGATTACTAAAAAGATAGTCAGGTGACTTTGATCAGGGTTAGAGATGACTAGATCATCCTAGATCTTTAAAGGCCACAGTTTTAGACAGGTTTCTACAGCAGCACCAAGGTAGATttaattctgtgttttgttgtttgggTCATCTGACACGTTAATTCTGTGAGGTTTCTAGCAGATCACTGAGAGATCAGAGGATGACGGTTCAAGTGTACTGCTTGCTGACTGctgttttgtgtctgtctgtgtatttgAGCACAACAGATGCTGCTCAAAGTCAAACAGGTGAGAAAATCTTATCTTGGTTACACAGGATGAGGAAGTGCAGAGATCAATGCCTTGCTATTTCAaattgtttctctttttaagcagatgaatttaaaatgaacaaaagttgAACCGATATTGCAACACCCCCGATTTCCAAAAGCTGAATGCTCTAGTGTCTAGTAAAAGTACTGTTTGAAAGTGACTGTTCAGTCTTCCTGTTGATGTTCTGGAGGACACAAGTGCCGTCATTTTGACTGGTCTTGTGTTTCTAACAGTAAAACCAGGAGCATGTCCACCTGAGAATCTTGTAGGAGGACTATGTACCAAGACCTGTGCTGTTGATGCCAATCACTGTATGCCTCCCTATATAGGTATGTTTTATTGATGGGCTCTGCTTTGCTTGGTCAAAGACttgacaaaattaacaaaacgGTAATTGGATTACAATTTGCTCTGTAGGTCAAATCTGTTAATGCAGAGTGTATATTTCAGACTGAATGGACAGATTAAAGCTGACCATCTCATCTCTTACAGTGAAGCCAGGTCGGTGTCCCAAACCAGAGAAGGTTTCACCGAGTGTCCAAGGCTGTACCTATGATGGTCAGTGTGCTTCCACACTGAAGTGTTGCCCAGCCAGCAGTGCCCAAGCTTGTGCCGAACCGCATGGACATGGGAAAGGGAAGGGACAAGAAAATGACTGAACTGTTTCAAAGGCCTGATTGCTTCTGTGGTGACAAAATAAATGGCTCTGTAGAACTCTGGTTGTGGTTCATTTGAGTTTAGGCCATGTATTCTAGCAGTTTTATCTTGTGGGTAGGGTCTTTCTCGTTAAGTGTCATGTTTAACTGAACCTGAGTGGTGCTTGAGCTCAGCATAAGAGCTGAGCTAAACTACTCGTAAAAGCAATTTGTTTCTGGTTAGCTGCAAGAATGATATACTGTAGGATGGGTCTGAGACTGGTCTTGAGTCATATTTCACACTGTGTGCTGTGGAGTTCTTGAGCCCACGATCTTACAAAATTGTCAAAGGTggacttaaatttttttttttttttttttttttttaaaggtcttGCATTTGTACACCAGCTGTTCCAAAACTTTGTCCTTTAATGCTTTTGATTTCCAAAATGTTAGAACTCTGAGCATTTACTATTGGCTGTTACACCATGTAACTTGGACAAAGCCCACTGAATAATTAAAGGGTCATTATACATGCACTTTTGCAAGTTGTTTTAGTCAGTATAGTCACACGTTTCATTGTAAAGATACCAATCCACCCAGTGGTTGATTTATCTTTAAATGGAGTAATCTGGCTGTGATATCATATGGTTGGAAGCCCCTCCTATGATTGTTTGACCATAGTGTTTCAATGCAGACCTGTCtgtattgaatattatttttgaagGGAATATGCCCCCTGATCAACCTCAGTGTTTTCATAGTTGCGTGAATCATTTCTCACCACACTGCTTTATAAACGAGGATGAGTGTAAAGCTGGTTTTGCCTGAAAACTTGTTCCTGCTGTTACACATCCTGACCAGACTGTGTCCCTGGTAGGTTTGATAACGTTTTCCTGATTAGAGATGTTC carries:
- the LOC122332877 gene encoding WAP four-disulfide core domain protein 18-like isoform X1, producing MTAQVYCLLTAVLCLSVYLSTTDAAQSQTVKPGACPPENLVGGLCTNTCSDDAKCPGTDKCCSNRCGRHCMPLYIVKPGRCPKPEKVSPSVQGCTYDGQCASTLKCCPASSAQACAEPHGHGKGKGQEND
- the LOC122332877 gene encoding WAP four-disulfide core domain protein 18-like isoform X2 — encoded protein: MTAQVYCLLTAVLCLSVYLSTTDAAQSQTVKPGACPPENLVGGLCTNTCSDDAKCPGTDKCCSNRCGRHCMPLYIVKPGRCPKPGKVSQSVQGCTYDGQCASTLKCCPASSAQACAEPHEQVRGIRPY